The following proteins are encoded in a genomic region of Natrinema sp. DC36:
- a CDS encoding TIGR00725 family protein, with product MRVSVIGGGTITDEQATRAEAVGRELAARGHTVVCGGRGGTMEAVCRGAKAAGGTTIGILPGERPEAANDSVDHPIATGLGHARNALVPLNGDAVIALTGGVGTLSEIGFAGIYDRPIVGLETHDVSDFGMALETVESPEAAVDAVESALER from the coding sequence ATGCGCGTCAGCGTCATCGGCGGCGGAACGATCACGGACGAACAGGCGACTCGGGCGGAAGCGGTCGGACGCGAACTCGCCGCCCGCGGCCATACGGTCGTCTGTGGCGGCCGCGGCGGCACGATGGAAGCGGTCTGTCGCGGCGCGAAAGCCGCGGGCGGCACGACGATCGGGATCCTTCCCGGCGAGCGTCCCGAGGCGGCGAACGACTCCGTCGATCACCCGATCGCAACCGGTCTCGGCCACGCGCGGAACGCGCTCGTCCCGCTGAACGGCGACGCGGTCATCGCGCTCACTGGCGGCGTCGGCACCCTCTCGGAGATCGGTTTCGCCGGTATCTACGACCGCCCTATCGTCGGCCTCGAGACCCACGACGTATCCGATTTCGGGATGGCTCTCGAGACGGTCGAGTCGCCCGAAGCGGCCGTCGACGCGGTCGAATCCGCCCTCGAGCGGTGA
- a CDS encoding helix-turn-helix domain-containing protein, producing MELLSRRYAMQLICVVGAIGPARYGEIEDAFDDVSSSTLSSRLDELVDAGYLDREQYAEIPPRVEYDLTDDGDELCRRLQPLLEWAADGER from the coding sequence ATGGAACTGCTCAGCCGTCGGTACGCGATGCAGCTGATCTGCGTCGTCGGCGCGATCGGACCGGCGCGGTACGGCGAGATCGAGGACGCGTTTGACGACGTGAGCAGTTCGACGCTCTCGAGCCGGCTCGACGAGCTGGTCGACGCCGGCTACCTCGACCGGGAGCAGTACGCCGAGATTCCCCCGCGCGTCGAGTACGACCTCACCGACGACGGCGACGAACTCTGCCGGCGACTCCAGCCGCTCCTCGAGTGGGCCGCCGACGGGGAACGGTAG
- a CDS encoding CBS domain-containing protein, with protein MNVADAMTPGEDVVTVDLPGTRTDVLEYLQERSFSSVPVVEETDDGLEYRGLISRETLIERPDEDQLVILMNEDVPTTTAETSLEDIARTMVEAGARRVPVVDGEFEGIITVTDIIHAVATGDQPTDGTVESHASENVNTTYEGAPLPVAERELSYANVPYTVALDDEGRMNGVLTEVDIIDVARIVEGEEETGDNFGDQDDDWSWEGIKAVGSRYLPTRDIEIPTGPVRGFMSDDIVTVSSQTTIQEAAQRMISNDIEQIPMVTGEDLAGIVCDVDLLEALYE; from the coding sequence ATGAACGTAGCCGACGCGATGACGCCCGGCGAGGACGTGGTAACCGTCGACCTGCCGGGTACCCGAACCGACGTGCTCGAGTACCTGCAAGAACGGTCGTTCTCGTCCGTACCGGTCGTCGAAGAGACCGATGACGGACTCGAGTACCGGGGTCTGATCTCGCGGGAGACGCTGATCGAACGGCCGGACGAGGACCAGCTGGTCATCCTGATGAACGAGGACGTGCCGACGACGACCGCCGAGACGAGCCTCGAGGACATCGCGCGGACGATGGTCGAGGCGGGCGCGCGCCGCGTCCCGGTCGTTGACGGCGAGTTCGAGGGGATCATCACGGTGACGGACATCATTCACGCGGTCGCGACGGGCGACCAGCCGACCGACGGCACCGTCGAGTCCCACGCCAGCGAGAACGTGAACACGACCTACGAGGGTGCGCCCCTCCCCGTCGCCGAGCGGGAACTCTCCTACGCGAACGTCCCCTACACAGTCGCGTTGGACGACGAAGGCCGGATGAACGGCGTCCTCACGGAAGTAGACATCATCGACGTCGCCCGGATCGTCGAGGGCGAGGAGGAGACGGGCGACAACTTCGGCGATCAGGACGACGACTGGTCCTGGGAGGGGATCAAGGCCGTCGGCAGCCGCTATCTCCCCACGCGGGACATCGAGATTCCGACGGGGCCAGTTCGAGGGTTCATGAGCGACGACATCGTGACGGTCTCGAGCCAGACGACGATTCAGGAGGCCGCACAGCGGATGATCAGCAACGACATCGAACAGATTCCGATGGTCACGGGCGAAGATCTCGCCGGCATCGTCTGCGACGTCGATCTCCTGGAGGCGCTGTATGAGTGA
- the glyS gene encoding glycine--tRNA ligase translates to MSDQEGADESAEEPTSEKLVELAKRRGYFFQSSGAYGGVGGFYTFGPQGAALKGNVEDAWRDRFALAEGNMEIDAPTIMPEPVFEASGHLEGFDDMLVECPECGESHRADHVVEDETEYEDAESLPIPEVEDVIAEYELVCPNCGAGLAGQAVDSFNLMFATNIGPGDSDPGYLRPETAQGIFVEFPRLKEYARNQLPFGVTQIGRAYRNEISPRRSIIRTREFTQAELEYFIDPEADEPDLSSVEDVEVTLYPASEQNDEDGEAFETTIGEAVEEDIITDQWVAYFLGVAKPWYESVGVDMDRFRYRQHLAGERAHYASDCWDAEALIDGSEESQDSEQRKSAEPSSGYWIEMAGFAHRGNYDLSKHAEHSGDRFTIFRQYDEPKTVERATVDPDMSYLGPEFGGNAQAVVQTLEDLAARDRSAFDGDTVEIEIEGETHEIPVGKTGFSVEEQTEAGEHVTPHVVEPSFGVDRTVYTVLHHAYREDEVADEERTFLELEPEVAPTFVGVFPLQSDDELESEAEGIAAALREAGLSVTYDDSGNIGRRYRRQDEVGTPFCVTVDYESIEQEDGGVTVRERDSTDQKRLPIDDLPETLSAIRAGDLEFEEL, encoded by the coding sequence ATGAGTGACCAGGAAGGCGCGGACGAAAGCGCAGAGGAACCGACGAGCGAAAAACTGGTCGAACTGGCCAAACGGCGAGGCTACTTCTTCCAGTCCTCGGGCGCGTACGGCGGCGTCGGCGGCTTCTACACCTTCGGCCCGCAGGGCGCGGCACTGAAGGGTAACGTCGAGGACGCCTGGCGCGATCGCTTCGCGCTCGCGGAGGGTAACATGGAGATCGACGCGCCGACGATCATGCCCGAACCCGTCTTCGAGGCGTCGGGTCACCTCGAGGGGTTCGACGACATGCTCGTCGAGTGTCCCGAGTGCGGCGAGAGCCACCGCGCGGATCACGTCGTCGAGGACGAGACGGAGTACGAGGACGCCGAGAGCCTCCCGATCCCCGAAGTCGAGGACGTCATCGCCGAGTACGAACTCGTCTGCCCGAACTGCGGCGCCGGGCTGGCGGGTCAGGCCGTCGACTCGTTCAATCTCATGTTCGCGACGAACATCGGTCCCGGCGACTCCGACCCCGGCTATCTGCGCCCCGAAACGGCGCAAGGGATCTTCGTCGAGTTTCCCCGCCTCAAGGAGTACGCGCGCAACCAGCTTCCCTTCGGCGTGACCCAGATCGGCCGCGCCTACCGCAACGAGATCAGCCCCCGGCGCTCGATCATCCGCACGCGGGAGTTCACGCAGGCCGAACTCGAGTACTTCATCGACCCCGAGGCCGACGAACCGGACCTCTCGAGCGTCGAAGACGTCGAGGTCACGCTCTACCCGGCCAGCGAGCAGAACGATGAGGACGGCGAGGCGTTCGAGACGACGATCGGCGAGGCTGTCGAAGAGGACATCATCACCGACCAGTGGGTCGCCTACTTCCTCGGCGTCGCGAAGCCGTGGTACGAGTCGGTCGGCGTCGACATGGATCGCTTTCGCTACCGTCAGCACCTCGCGGGCGAGCGGGCCCACTACGCCAGCGACTGCTGGGACGCCGAAGCGTTGATCGACGGGAGTGAGGAATCGCAAGATTCCGAACAACGGAAGTCGGCGGAGCCGTCTTCCGGTTACTGGATCGAGATGGCCGGCTTCGCCCACCGGGGGAACTACGACCTCTCGAAGCACGCCGAACACTCCGGCGACCGATTCACGATCTTCCGGCAGTACGACGAACCCAAGACCGTCGAGCGCGCCACGGTCGATCCCGACATGAGCTACCTCGGCCCCGAGTTCGGCGGTAACGCGCAGGCCGTGGTCCAGACGCTCGAGGACCTGGCGGCTCGCGACCGCTCCGCGTTCGACGGCGATACAGTCGAGATCGAAATCGAGGGCGAGACCCACGAAATTCCCGTCGGGAAGACCGGCTTCTCGGTCGAGGAGCAGACCGAAGCGGGCGAGCACGTCACCCCCCACGTCGTCGAACCATCCTTCGGCGTCGACCGGACCGTTTACACCGTCCTCCACCACGCCTATCGCGAGGACGAGGTCGCCGACGAGGAACGCACCTTCCTCGAGCTCGAGCCGGAGGTCGCACCCACGTTCGTCGGCGTCTTCCCGCTCCAGAGCGACGACGAACTCGAGTCCGAAGCCGAAGGGATCGCCGCGGCCCTGCGCGAGGCGGGGCTGTCGGTCACCTACGACGACTCCGGGAACATCGGACGGCGCTACCGCCGCCAGGACGAAGTCGGCACGCCGTTTTGCGTGACGGTGGACTACGAGAGCATCGAACAGGAAGACGGGGGCGTGACGGTCCGCGAGCGCGACTCGACCGATCAGAAGCGGCTCCCGATCGACGACCTGCCCGAGACGCTGTCGGCGATCCGCGCCGGCGACCTCGAGTTCGAGGAGTTGTAG
- a CDS encoding dolichol kinase has product MADELKRRLVHASGSGLVALYLLADYLEAGLTWPRFRLLMIALATGALVLEFLRLRIGLDWQLYDVLTREYEQDNPAGYALYMISMAIVVVVFQQDIALPAMLMLSLGDPISGAVSDNTLQRVKPPKVLITMFLVSTVIAIPFLPIGVALVAALGATLADGVTLEIRTYIIDDNLTIPIYAACLAWLVLEFAPL; this is encoded by the coding sequence ATGGCTGACGAACTGAAGCGGCGACTCGTCCACGCCAGTGGCTCCGGGTTGGTCGCCCTCTACTTGCTCGCCGACTATCTCGAGGCCGGGCTCACGTGGCCCCGCTTTCGGCTCCTGATGATCGCCCTCGCGACCGGCGCGCTCGTCCTCGAGTTCCTGCGGCTTCGGATCGGACTCGACTGGCAACTCTACGACGTGCTGACTCGCGAGTACGAGCAGGACAACCCCGCCGGCTACGCCCTGTACATGATCAGTATGGCGATCGTCGTGGTGGTCTTCCAGCAGGATATCGCCCTCCCCGCGATGTTGATGCTCTCGCTCGGCGATCCGATCAGCGGAGCCGTCTCGGACAACACCCTTCAGCGGGTCAAGCCGCCGAAGGTGCTCATCACGATGTTCCTCGTCTCGACGGTTATCGCGATCCCGTTCCTTCCGATCGGCGTTGCGCTGGTCGCCGCCCTGGGCGCGACCCTCGCCGACGGCGTCACCCTCGAGATCCGCACCTACATCATCGACGACAACCTGACGATTCCGATCTACGCCGCCTGTCTAGCGTGGCTGGTGCTCGAGTTCGCGCCGTTGTAA
- a CDS encoding MFS transporter gives MRSFLTDGRGDILVAVAAGWFLSIGVRLAYPVLLPYLRESYGLDLTTAGLLLTTLWLCYALGQLPGGLLADRFGEGNVLVASTLISAVTLGLVAVAGSAPIVYLATGAFGFGTALYGVARFTTLSDVYPNNDGTAIGVTMAAGQAGNTLLPLAAGGIASAFAWQYGFGLAVPAFALVAIGLRFVVPARTSGATSAVDSVSLETVRYVLSELHRPEIITVTAIQILTYCVWQAFTGFYPTYLIQIKGFSQGVATGLFSTFFAMGILVQPLTGQLYDRFGIRKSLPPVLGVVVVSLVALPFLEGFWPIVVGTVFLSSILGYGTITLPYMTSVFPADMKGTGLGFLRTVYMTIGAVSPVLFGALADRGFFDEAYLILAGFVAVAMVLTWWLPELSEQ, from the coding sequence GTGCGGTCCTTCCTGACGGACGGCCGCGGCGATATTCTGGTCGCCGTCGCCGCCGGCTGGTTCCTCTCGATCGGCGTCCGGCTGGCCTACCCCGTCCTGTTGCCCTATCTACGAGAATCGTACGGGCTCGACCTGACCACGGCCGGGCTCCTGTTGACCACGCTCTGGCTCTGTTACGCGCTGGGGCAGCTCCCGGGCGGTCTGCTCGCCGACCGCTTCGGCGAGGGAAACGTCCTCGTCGCGAGTACCCTGATTTCGGCGGTGACGCTCGGGCTCGTCGCCGTCGCCGGCTCCGCGCCGATCGTCTACCTCGCGACCGGGGCGTTCGGCTTCGGAACGGCGCTGTACGGCGTCGCCCGTTTCACGACGCTCTCGGACGTCTATCCGAACAACGACGGCACCGCGATCGGCGTGACGATGGCGGCGGGACAGGCCGGAAACACGCTCTTGCCGCTCGCGGCCGGCGGGATCGCCTCGGCGTTCGCCTGGCAGTACGGCTTCGGCCTCGCCGTCCCCGCCTTCGCACTCGTGGCGATCGGCCTCCGATTCGTCGTTCCCGCACGCACCTCCGGCGCGACCAGCGCCGTCGACAGCGTCTCCCTCGAGACGGTCCGGTACGTCCTTTCGGAGCTGCACCGACCCGAGATCATTACCGTGACAGCGATCCAGATCCTGACCTACTGCGTCTGGCAGGCCTTTACGGGCTTCTATCCGACCTATCTGATCCAGATCAAGGGTTTCTCCCAGGGCGTCGCCACCGGACTCTTTAGCACGTTCTTCGCGATGGGGATCCTCGTCCAGCCGCTGACGGGGCAGCTGTACGACCGGTTCGGGATCCGGAAATCGCTCCCGCCCGTATTGGGCGTCGTCGTGGTCTCGCTGGTCGCGCTGCCGTTCCTCGAGGGGTTCTGGCCGATCGTCGTCGGCACGGTCTTCCTCTCGAGCATCTTGGGATACGGGACGATCACCCTGCCGTACATGACCTCGGTGTTCCCGGCGGATATGAAGGGGACGGGACTGGGCTTCCTGCGGACCGTCTACATGACCATCGGCGCGGTCAGTCCGGTCCTGTTCGGCGCGCTCGCCGACCGGGGATTCTTCGACGAGGCGTACCTGATACTTGCCGGGTTCGTCGCTGTCGCGATGGTGCTGACCTGGTGGCTGCCCGAACTGTCGGAGCAGTGA
- a CDS encoding DEAD/DEAH box helicase produces the protein MATTDEEIASIEHPLLEPDFLERRLYQLKLAGTAANHHTLVCLPTGLGKTTVSLLVTARRLEEVGGKSLMLAPTKPLVQQHADFYREALQLPDEEIVVFTGDVSPDDRAEMWESATIVMATPQVIENDLVGSRISLADVTHITFDECHRATGDYAYNYIAERYHADAKQPLVTGMSASPGGDEEAILEVCENLGLDEVEVMTEEDADVEEFTHDTEVEWERIDLPDEVLEIRDALNEVIKERLEKLKELGVASSTQPDQSQKDLNRMRAELQELINNDQSEGFEGMSIHAEVMKLRQAVTLVETQSVEALCRYFDRQRNQARSSGASKASQRMVSDPRVREAMRKAESFDEIHPKYSKTRMLLAETLGLEGGERVIVFTESRDTAEALTEFLCESFDAKRFVGQGDREGSDGMTQKQQQEVLDEFRAGEFEVLVSTSVAEEGLDVPEVDLVLFYEPVPTAIRSIQRKGRTGRQSEGRVVVLMAEDTRDEAYFWISRRREKEMESELRELKGMADDLAAELDDSQQSLADFEAAGESEAEVDDSEADPDAVGGSSSGSEGVAGQPGLQEFGPENSEASNGDDAGDDSDEVETHEPHAEGETVAVVADQREMDANIARDLSRREEYEISLETLDVGDYVLSDRVVVERKSVADFVDSLVGGDRSVFEQVGAMARHYSRPIVVVEGEGLYEQRDVHPNAIRGALSSLAVDFGASVLRTESEDDTTELLAVIAGREQSTADREVSVHGEKGTKTLSEQQEYVVASIAEIGPVTARSLLEEFGTVEGVMIATEDELQDADGVGTVTAERIREVIGSDYTG, from the coding sequence ATGGCAACGACGGACGAGGAGATCGCGTCTATCGAGCACCCGCTGCTCGAGCCCGACTTCCTCGAGCGCCGACTCTACCAGCTGAAACTCGCGGGTACGGCCGCGAACCACCACACGCTCGTCTGTCTCCCGACCGGACTGGGGAAGACGACGGTGAGCCTGCTCGTGACGGCCCGGCGACTCGAGGAGGTCGGCGGCAAATCGCTGATGCTCGCGCCGACGAAACCTCTCGTCCAGCAGCACGCGGACTTCTACCGCGAGGCCCTCCAGCTCCCCGACGAGGAGATCGTCGTGTTCACCGGCGACGTGAGCCCGGACGACCGCGCCGAGATGTGGGAGTCGGCGACGATCGTGATGGCGACCCCGCAGGTGATCGAAAACGACCTCGTCGGCAGCCGGATTTCGCTCGCGGACGTGACCCACATCACCTTCGACGAGTGTCACCGCGCGACCGGCGACTACGCCTACAACTACATCGCCGAGCGCTACCACGCAGACGCGAAGCAACCGCTCGTTACCGGGATGTCGGCGTCGCCCGGCGGCGACGAGGAGGCCATCCTCGAGGTCTGTGAGAACCTCGGGCTGGACGAAGTCGAGGTGATGACGGAGGAGGACGCCGACGTCGAGGAATTCACCCACGACACCGAGGTCGAGTGGGAACGCATCGACCTCCCCGACGAGGTCCTCGAGATTCGGGACGCGTTGAACGAGGTGATCAAAGAGCGCCTCGAGAAGCTCAAGGAACTGGGCGTCGCGAGTTCGACCCAGCCCGACCAGTCCCAGAAGGACCTGAATCGGATGCGAGCGGAGTTACAGGAGCTGATCAACAACGACCAGTCGGAGGGGTTCGAGGGGATGTCCATTCATGCGGAAGTGATGAAACTCCGGCAGGCCGTCACCCTCGTGGAGACCCAGAGCGTCGAGGCCCTCTGTCGGTATTTCGATCGCCAGCGCAATCAGGCTCGGTCGTCCGGGGCGTCGAAGGCGAGCCAGCGAATGGTCTCGGACCCGCGTGTGCGCGAGGCCATGCGGAAAGCCGAGAGCTTCGACGAGATCCACCCCAAGTACAGCAAAACCCGTATGCTGCTGGCCGAAACGCTGGGGCTCGAGGGCGGCGAGCGGGTGATCGTCTTCACCGAGTCCCGCGACACGGCCGAGGCGCTCACCGAATTCCTGTGCGAGAGCTTCGACGCGAAGCGGTTCGTCGGACAGGGCGACCGCGAGGGCTCCGACGGGATGACCCAGAAACAGCAACAGGAAGTACTGGACGAGTTCCGAGCGGGCGAGTTCGAGGTGCTCGTCTCCACCTCGGTCGCCGAGGAGGGGCTGGACGTCCCGGAGGTCGACCTCGTGCTCTTCTACGAACCCGTCCCGACCGCGATCCGGTCGATTCAGCGGAAAGGACGGACCGGTCGCCAGTCCGAGGGGCGCGTCGTCGTCCTCATGGCCGAGGACACCCGCGACGAGGCCTACTTCTGGATCTCGCGGCGCCGCGAGAAGGAGATGGAGTCGGAGCTGCGCGAGCTGAAGGGGATGGCCGACGACCTCGCGGCCGAACTCGACGACTCCCAGCAATCGCTGGCCGATTTCGAGGCGGCCGGCGAGAGCGAAGCGGAAGTGGACGACAGCGAAGCGGACCCCGACGCAGTCGGTGGGTCTTCCAGCGGAAGCGAGGGGGTTGCGGGGCAGCCCGGATTACAGGAATTTGGCCCCGAGAACTCGGAAGCGAGTAACGGTGACGACGCCGGAGACGACTCCGACGAGGTCGAAACCCACGAACCGCACGCCGAGGGCGAGACGGTCGCGGTCGTCGCCGACCAGCGCGAGATGGACGCGAACATCGCCCGCGACCTCTCGCGGCGTGAGGAGTACGAGATCAGCCTCGAGACGCTCGACGTCGGCGACTACGTCCTCTCCGACCGGGTCGTCGTCGAGCGCAAGTCCGTCGCGGACTTCGTCGACTCGCTGGTCGGCGGCGACCGATCGGTCTTCGAGCAGGTCGGCGCGATGGCTCGCCACTACTCGCGGCCGATCGTCGTCGTCGAGGGCGAGGGGCTGTACGAACAGCGGGACGTCCACCCGAACGCGATCCGGGGGGCGCTCTCGAGTCTCGCCGTCGACTTCGGTGCGAGCGTGCTGCGGACCGAAAGCGAGGACGACACGACCGAACTGCTCGCGGTGATCGCCGGCCGGGAACAGTCGACCGCCGACCGGGAGGTGTCGGTCCACGGCGAGAAGGGGACCAAGACCCTGAGCGAGCAACAGGAGTACGTCGTCGCCTCGATCGCCGAGATCGGTCCCGTCACCGCGCGCTCGCTGCTCGAGGAGTTCGGCACGGTCGAAGGCGTAATGATCGCGACCGAGGACGAGTTGCAGGACGCTGACGGCGTCGGAACGGTCACCGCCGAGCGGATTCGAGAGGTTATCGGTAGCGACTACACCGGCTGA
- a CDS encoding Sjogren's syndrome/scleroderma autoantigen 1 family protein, which yields MSDFDKEAEREKLREKYEQDKEERKATQRMSDLLLKGATMTNAHCGTCGDPLFQHEGTTFCPSCHGNPDAVEGTGLEAQSADEQSTAGQPATERSTAEQPTTGQSAAEQPAAGQPATEQPADDGRDRPAMADATTADTVDAADSEAGRAADADGEPIAAGRRRADEGVRQPRSQPSDSSGESRSQSTVTPPSVDADLETARDALVRTLEKFAAEAAAADDPRYARDCLEAAREAGETLSTLR from the coding sequence ATGAGCGACTTCGACAAGGAAGCCGAGCGCGAGAAACTTCGAGAGAAGTACGAGCAGGACAAAGAAGAGCGCAAGGCGACCCAACGGATGAGCGATCTGCTGCTCAAGGGCGCGACGATGACGAACGCCCACTGTGGCACCTGCGGCGACCCGCTTTTCCAGCACGAGGGCACCACGTTCTGCCCCAGCTGTCACGGCAATCCCGACGCCGTCGAGGGGACGGGACTCGAGGCGCAATCGGCCGACGAACAGTCGACTGCGGGACAACCCGCGACGGAACGGTCGACTGCGGAGCAGCCCACTACGGGACAGTCCGCTGCAGAACAGCCCGCTGCAGGGCAGCCTGCGACGGAACAACCGGCCGACGACGGTCGCGACCGTCCTGCGATGGCCGACGCGACGACCGCGGACACGGTCGACGCTGCCGACTCCGAGGCTGGCCGTGCGGCCGACGCCGACGGGGAACCGATCGCTGCCGGCCGGCGGCGAGCCGACGAGGGGGTCCGTCAGCCGCGATCCCAGCCGTCCGATTCGAGCGGTGAGTCGCGATCGCAGTCGACAGTGACCCCGCCGTCGGTCGACGCCGACCTCGAGACCGCACGCGACGCGCTCGTCCGCACGCTCGAGAAGTTCGCCGCGGAGGCCGCCGCCGCGGACGACCCCCGGTACGCCCGGGACTGTCTCGAGGCGGCTCGTGAGGCCGGCGAAACGCTGTCGACCCTCCGCTGA
- a CDS encoding TspO/MBR family protein, whose protein sequence is METRSISQRLPDGKSILTAVAFVLLVNLIGGLPGVFSSPATPWFRSLEKPWFYPPGIAFPVVWTLLFTLLGVALWLVWRSDAAGRRLALGLFAGQMLFNVVWTPAFFALELPLVALGVIGVLWILVVGTILAFRRVDRRAAALLVPYLAWVTFAAVLNFELWRLNA, encoded by the coding sequence ATGGAGACCCGATCGATATCCCAGCGCCTCCCGGACGGGAAGTCGATTCTGACCGCCGTCGCCTTCGTCCTGCTGGTCAATCTCATCGGCGGGCTGCCGGGCGTGTTCTCCTCGCCCGCCACGCCGTGGTTTCGAAGCCTCGAGAAACCCTGGTTCTACCCGCCGGGTATCGCGTTTCCGGTCGTCTGGACGCTACTGTTTACTCTGCTAGGCGTCGCGCTGTGGCTCGTCTGGCGCAGCGACGCCGCCGGTCGGCGACTCGCACTCGGGCTGTTCGCCGGCCAAATGCTGTTCAACGTGGTCTGGACGCCCGCGTTTTTCGCGCTCGAGCTGCCACTGGTCGCACTCGGCGTCATCGGTGTACTCTGGATACTCGTCGTCGGGACGATCCTCGCGTTTCGACGGGTCGACCGTCGCGCTGCGGCCCTGCTCGTGCCGTATCTCGCGTGGGTGACGTTCGCGGCCGTGCTCAATTTCGAACTCTGGCGGTTGAACGCTTGA
- the merB gene encoding organomercurial lyase: MTEQTCECCEPLERQSAVSESESDRESATTAVEDGPSVDRWLGETAVMETPLPEDVQTAMERFFGDVSITTLAEWVTELRDRIGGGSIEIDDLCHADEETGHWGELDGTRYDFQCFYDAVALAELSSKSVEVRTESPDGTVIEARATGDGDVTATPTTAVVSFGVATDGSAAMNGGPTLEDAYTSICPVVTAFPTRSAYEQWAAQTPVATVGLPISAATGVATGLVDE, from the coding sequence ATGACGGAGCAAACTTGCGAGTGTTGCGAACCACTCGAGCGGCAGTCAGCAGTGTCGGAGAGCGAGAGCGACCGCGAGAGCGCGACGACGGCGGTCGAGGACGGCCCGTCGGTCGACCGCTGGCTCGGCGAGACGGCCGTGATGGAGACACCGTTACCCGAGGACGTTCAAACGGCGATGGAACGGTTCTTCGGCGACGTGTCGATCACCACCCTCGCGGAGTGGGTCACCGAACTTCGAGATCGAATCGGCGGCGGCTCGATCGAAATCGACGACCTCTGTCACGCCGACGAGGAGACGGGCCACTGGGGCGAACTGGACGGCACCCGCTACGACTTCCAGTGTTTCTACGACGCGGTCGCGCTCGCCGAACTGTCGTCGAAATCGGTCGAGGTTCGCACGGAGAGCCCGGACGGGACGGTCATCGAGGCTCGAGCGACCGGCGACGGCGACGTGACAGCGACGCCGACGACGGCGGTCGTCTCCTTCGGCGTCGCGACCGACGGCTCGGCCGCGATGAACGGCGGACCGACGCTCGAGGACGCCTATACTTCGATCTGTCCAGTAGTTACTGCGTTTCCGACTCGGAGCGCGTACGAACAGTGGGCAGCCCAGACGCCGGTCGCAACCGTCGGTCTGCCGATATCGGCCGCGACGGGAGTCGCGACCGGTCTCGTCGACGAATAA
- a CDS encoding phosphatase PAP2 family protein — protein MALGFVVMLTVLVVCIGLIGTCAICLDRTAISRTAAELDDRLLEVAPYLGAAALFFLAKRATTGHSERISHALDWDITAEIYAIEGEFVAFLQDIVPQATLEFFSAMYMFGFPYLLVTAPILYFVLPSQRHLKELLIAYLLNYLIGTIFYTLFIAYGPRNHLSSVSGLMYDFYPQAQTMTAAVSSNTNVFPSLHTSLAVVVLVFAWRSRSEYPRWFQLASFVVSCVVFSTMYLGIHWLIDVIAGIVLGVGAVWIADWIVTRVEGRPGPVPIGDESEDGISSEASD, from the coding sequence ATGGCACTTGGATTCGTCGTCATGCTCACGGTACTCGTCGTTTGCATCGGACTCATAGGGACCTGTGCGATCTGTCTCGATCGGACAGCGATCAGTCGGACGGCGGCTGAACTCGATGACCGACTCCTCGAGGTCGCGCCGTATCTCGGCGCGGCGGCCCTGTTCTTCCTGGCGAAGCGGGCGACGACCGGCCATAGCGAACGGATCTCGCACGCTCTCGATTGGGATATCACTGCGGAGATATACGCAATCGAGGGGGAGTTCGTAGCGTTTCTCCAGGATATCGTCCCCCAGGCCACGCTGGAGTTCTTCTCGGCGATGTACATGTTCGGGTTCCCGTATCTACTGGTAACCGCACCGATCCTCTACTTCGTGTTACCGTCCCAGCGCCACCTCAAGGAACTCCTCATCGCGTACCTGTTGAATTACCTGATCGGGACGATCTTCTACACGCTGTTTATCGCGTACGGACCGCGGAACCACCTGTCGTCCGTCTCCGGGCTGATGTACGACTTCTATCCGCAGGCCCAGACGATGACGGCAGCGGTGTCGTCGAACACGAACGTGTTCCCCTCGTTGCACACGTCGCTTGCGGTCGTCGTCTTGGTGTTCGCCTGGCGGTCGCGCAGCGAATACCCGCGGTGGTTTCAGCTCGCGTCGTTCGTGGTGAGTTGCGTCGTCTTCTCGACGATGTACCTCGGGATCCACTGGCTGATCGACGTCATCGCGGGCATCGTCCTCGGCGTCGGAGCCGTCTGGATCGCCGACTGGATCGTCACCCGCGTGGAGGGGAGACCGGGTCCCGTTCCCATCGGCGACGAGAGCGAGGACGGGATCTCCTCCGAAGCGAGCGACTGA